The region TCATGCTCATCGACAGCCGGCTGCGGTTTGCCGGCATGAATGTTGTGAGACGTTCCCTTTAGACTTTGGCCGGCCTCCTGGCGATGCAGCAGTATCTGTGTGGCGCGATCGACATCACCGTTCGCAATGAGAATGCAGTGTTTCACCTGTTAATGGGAACGAGATCGGTCGCTTCGTTAGTGCCACATTCGTGAGCCACTTGAATCATCTGCACGCCTCTGGCTGCATGTCTGCCAACCTCAATGAAAGAACTATCGGGGAACATCTCCTGCAGCACCTCGCACTGTTCGGCAAACATATCGTAGTTCGGTCCTTCGGTCGATCCTCCGTCACTATCGGACAGTCGGTGGGTTCGTTTCTGCTCATCATTCCCCAGCACATCCCGATCGCTTTCTGACGAATGGCGGCCCCGTAGCTTCTCCTCGGGAATCATATCGACTAAGGACAGCGAGCTGCGTGAGGAGGACACAGAgcgagattgaaaaaaaaatggtttagtGGTGCCCAGTTGGTGACCCACAGCATGCACTCACTTTAGCGACAGATTGCCCGTCGTCTCCGCCCTCGAGATCTGGTTTTTGTTCGAGATCTTACTCTCCAGCTCGAAGATCCAGGCACAAACCGTCGCCGGGTCTATGTTGGCAAAGTCCACAAAGTACGCTGACATCATTTCGATGAATCCTGCGGATGGTAAACCGTGACGAGTTAGTGGAAAGCGAGGAAAACCAGTGTCCGCAGGCGATAAAACCTACCTTCCACATCAAAACACGGATCCTCGGAGGCTTCCTCCAGGATGGAGATTACGTATGAGAGCACGATTTCGTCCACGATCTTCAGGTCCGCATTGGGGATGTGTTTTCGGATAAAGTGAAACAGGCTGTCCTTAACGACGTCATGGTGCTGCTCGATGTTGGTCATTGGCTAGCGGGTTGCTTGGACTGCAGAGAGAACGTCGACAGAAAGATGGACCAGATGCAACAATCCAAAAGCACGGCCGTGGACCGAGCCACCGCACTACACCGAGGTATCGGggcaaaaaatcgataaagCTTACCGCCCCTGGATTTCCCGACGAGATTCGATTCTCCCCAGATTTTGGTGTTCCGTGCTGCACAAGCGAGCCGGCGAACGAGATCGTAGCACGGCTAGAAGATTCGGATGCTGGACAGACCACTTTTTTATGCCGCGCCGAATTTGTGCCTTCGACAGAGATATTTCCAGAACCGTTCCCGAATCGCACCCGCaagttttgttattttttgttggCAAACATAGTAAGTAGATAACATAGCAGTCACAGAGAACAGAACGAGATCGTTGTGCAATAGAGTTACGTACAGGCAAAACCCAGTGTTGCCAGGCGAGCTCATCGCTTCGGACCTGGGACAATCGGAACTGCGTTGTAAATTAGTTTCtggatttttaaagaaaattatCTACAATACGCATTTTTAATGGTGCTGCCTTGTCCCTGAGGCAAGAAAGTATGTAAATTACAGTCATAGGTAGGCCACCGAGAGACGAAAAGTGGAAAGCGAGGGACGGGAAAGTGTTCGAGTTTTGACAAGTTTGGTCGCGCGaatcaaaacaagaaaacgcgtgtttttggtgccggtgccgcgATCGGCGACGATTTTTCCTTGATCCCACGATGGCCGGAATGGAAATCGTGCTCGGGTCTTACGAACAGTTTACCGTTTGTTATCGTGCGGAGCCGCTGAAGAAGGTAAGAACCGTGCGCCCTCCAATCGGGGGTCACTGCAAAACCGGAAGTTCTAAACTCGTGGTGTTTCAGGATCCAAGCAAGCTGTTCCTCAAGGAAGCGTTTGCGGCTCATCTGCACACCGCGTCCGTACGGTCCATCTCGACGCACGGCAAGtatgtggccaccggtggtgcggACGACCGGATATGCCTGCTGGACATGAAGGACGGAACTCAGGTCACAGACTTCCTGCACCACGATGGTACAATAAACGCGGTGGCCTTCTCGAAGGATGGCAGTCATCTGTTTGCCGGTTGCAGCGACGGCAGCATGTCCGCCATCAACATGGCCCGACTGGCCGTTAGCAGAACGTGGAAAAATGCTCACAAAGCGGCCGTGCAGAGCATTTCCATTCATCCCCAGGGAACGCTAGCGCTGACGCTCGGGGCGGATCTGACGCTCAAGACGTGGGATCTGATAACCGGCCGGACGCTCTTCACGACCGCGCTACGGAAGAACACAAAGTACGGGAATGTGGTGTCGGATGTGCAGTGGTCTCCAGATGGTGAACATTTTgcgctgctcggtgctcgtgTGGTGGACGTGATGAGTGTAGAAACGACCCACTCCGTGCGAACGATCCAGTGTGACTCCAAACCGACCGTCATCTGTTGGCTCTCGGTTGAAGAGATTGCGGTGGGGCTGGAAAGCGGTGCTCTGCTTTTGCTGAACATACACAACGACGAACAACAGGAACAGTTACCGATCTACGAGACGCGAGTGAAAGCGATCGCCAGCAATGGTGCCGGTTACATTGCGACGGCCTCGAGTGCCGGGGACGTTTCTCTGTGGCGGCTGGAAGATGACGAGTTTTCGGAAATCGCCACAAAACAGACCGGCTGTCGGCCCATATGTTTGGCATTGCGAAGCTCGGAAACCACACCACATACGCCGGAAGTGGAAGCCGACACAGAGCCTGCCGTCGATGAAgcagaaacggaaacgaaggcGATGAAAGCGGCCAAAATAGCAACGAAGGTTGCGCGCGATTTGGCGCGGGTTGTCGTGGAAACAGAAGATCCTGTTGAGCAAGCAGTGGAGCAGCGCAAGAGAAAACGTCCGAATGGCGCAAAGGATCAATCAAAGGTACGtccaaagcaaaagaaaaagaagaaaaatgataatgGTGAATGATAATTCAACCTTTTCGTGGGAGGTTGTACCTTAATGAATCCAATAAAACATTTCGTTAACTTGCAATCGTTACCTTCAGATGGTCGTTCGAAAGCGATGACTACTTCGTTGCTCTTATCGCTTAGGGCttgagtgatgatgatcgcatgCTTAGATCGTCGCTCGGGTTGAAGTGGAATTCTCCTTGTTCCGTATCATAACAAATTCACTCCAGAGACAGTAGTTTCGATGGATACAATCTTCTTTTGCCCATTTTGTTATTCATTCACACACATAATAATGTCTTACAGCTCTAGTATATATGGTAATCAAGCCGATTGCGATTCACTGAACGAAATCTGTAAAAAGTACTACTAGGTTCAATAGGGTTAATGTCTACGGTTAATGATTAAAGATTAAATGGAAATAGCCGCCCCGTTGGGTGCACTAGAAGTCCGTTTTGGCTCGCTTCGATGGTGACGTTAAGATGGCATGGTGCTGGGTATTATCAATCAGAATCGGCTTCAAAATGCTCGTCTCGCTCCGTTTGTACTCCGTCGAGATGGTGTTCAAGTCAAGGTCAGCATTTAGCACCAGTACCTACAAGAACACGAGCAGTGCATCAGTATACGGTACACAGCGATatttctctccctccttctgtCGCTTACTGGTGCTGGGCGAGGAGCAGTTCCGTGTATCAACCAATTCTCGTGCAGCTCATGCAACTCTTTAAGGTACTCAAGCGGAACGCAACTTTCCTCTGAGCGAGCACGCTTCTGCATACGCTCGTACACCACTTCTGGGCTGGTTTGTAGATAGACTATAGAGATAAGAATACCCGGTGTTGGTATGAGTAAATGTGGGGGAACACATCCGAAAGAACGTTCGCTTCCGTTACCGATCAGATCCGCCTGGATGTGAATGTTGCAGCAGATAAATTCGTACCACTCCTGCAGCACGTTGTACATGCCACGATGCAGCGATCCGGAAGCGAGCATACTCTCCACGAAACAGTTGCTGtaccgaaggaaggaagtaagGAAGGTTAATTTGGGATGGACACCACctcaaccattcaacttaccGGGCACTGAACAGCGAACGCTCCATGAGCTTCACCGGTTTGTCCGTCTTGCTCGTGTGCATATCGAGCATCGTCAGCGTGACGTAGGTCTGAAAGGGCATGGCCCATCGGTACGCTTCCTTGTACATGAGATCGAGGAGATTCACTCCGTCACAGTTGCGCCACTTTTCCACTGGCTCCGTCAACAGGCAAACGTCGTCGAACTGCTGAAAGTGGTCCAGAAAAGTCGTCTTGCCACTGCCTATGTTGCCCTCCACGAACACGGTGAACGGCTTCTTGCCTCCGGCACCAAGCTTCTCGTTCGCTATCGGGGGCATCGTGATATCACCTTGTCCTAGTGGGAGGTCGGAAGTGAACGGATAGGGGTAAAAGTTGAGCAAACGCGTGGCACTTTTCCCAGATTCAACTATTTCTCCGAAAAGGAATCCTTACAAATTAACGTCGTTTAGTAGTAAAACACAGAAAGGGGAGATGGGAACACCCGATGGAAGGTTTAGtcagaaaattaaaagaatGTCCGGGGACAAGCGTCTACGCGCACGCAcgggaaaaacacaaatgcgGGAAAATCGGTTTGGGCGCGAAAACGCCACCCCTAGCAGGTGATGCGTTGCTGCCCGCCAAAATCGCCGTCAGATGCGCAATACGATATGCTCCGCGCGGAACGTACAGCGGCGCAACGGATTAACGCATCAAACGGAGAagtattcctttttttgcctgGAATATTATTTCTTGATAAAAGGATGTTTACGAAGGATATCTCGTATCAAAACGGGTTGCAGATTTTGTTCTTTTGAACGGTTCGTGGTTTTCGTTGATTTCAAAATCAGCCTACTTAACGAAAAACTGTAAATACTGGCGTGTTTATATCCTTTCATTCAACTCTTTGGTAAGGGCGTAGGGCGCcttaaaaatacataaaatatcATGAAATAGCACAGTTTATGGTAAAACACGCTACTTAGAACATTAAACACTACTTTCTCACAATGATAATCGAGACCAGGAAACGAGTTTTTGAAGGAATGATGCATAAAATCTGTTGAAATTTACCTCTTCTCTATCTCATGCCAATTCCGCGATCTGCAAGGCTCGCCGGCTTCCTTTACGCGGACAAACGACTTTCTGAAGCTAAATATATGCAAGAACGGGTTATTTTCCCCCATTTTAATCGGCAACATCCGAAAAGCTACAACCAATCCAGCGAATTTCGTCACACAACGCAAGGACTTCGGAAAGACACTGCAACCGTCCTATTTTTTACTAAATTTCTCACAGCCTGCCTTCACCGGATTTTGTAACACGTTTTTAACAAAGCTTCGCCAAAATAGCTGGTGTCGCTGTGTTTTTGTAGAGAAGGAGGTCTACTATTTGCTGCCTAATTTTTGATTTCACGTGTTCCGCTTACCGAATCGACTTCTGTTGCCGGGATGTGAACTGAACGCTCGGGCGATCAGGCGGGATGCTCTTGCCCACATGTTGACCAACCGGCACTACTTCGTACAGGATTTTTCATGAAGCCACTAAAATAGCTGCTTGTTTGTTAAGCGTGCTGCGATTGATCTAAACaacaaaattagaaaaaaaacagcccgGCGGATTTTGTCAACAAACCGATGTCAAGATGTCAGCTGGATCGTTGAAATTTGGTGCGAGGCTCGAAGCCCGTTATCGGAatgaaaatgtataaaaaacgTAGTATATAAATTAGAAAACGATTAAGGATAATTGATATCTAGTCCCCATGCTCTTGATTCCTTGGAAAATCGCGATAAAGTGGTGCTTTCGTCCAGATCAACCCTGCCATTCAAGGATCCGGGTCGACCCTGTCCGCATGCGAGTTTGACAGTTGATGCGGAaagtaaacacaaaaaattgtTTGGATTTTCGTTGAGGAGCATTTCACGGgagttttccacgattttccgCCGTTTTTCCCACGATGCCGAAGTACTACTGTGATTACTGTGACACGTATCTCACGCACGATTCACCGAGTGTCCGCAAAACGCACTGCACCGGCCGGAAGCACAAGGACAATGTGAAGTTCTACTACCAAAAGTGGATGGAGGAGCAGGCACAGCACTTGatcgacgccaccaccgccgcatACAAGGCCGGAAAGATTGCCCAGAATCCGTTCACGGCCGGACCGCCGAAACCGAACATCTCCATtccgccaccgacgatgaaTATGCCACCGCGGCCCGGAATCATCCCCGGTATGCCAGCCGGTGCTCCGCCGCTGCTCATGGGGCCGAATGGACCGTTGCCGCCACCGATGATGGGTATGCGGCCTCCGCCGATGATGGTCCCGACGATGGGTATGCCACCGATGGGCCTGGGAATGCGCCCACCAGTCATGAGTGCCGCACCTCCGCAGCTCAATCCGAAGTAGGCCACGCTCCGTCATCTTGTAAGCTTAAGACGAtcctcattttttttaaagagaaaaatggaaatatacCTGAATACTACACGGAACTCATAGTagatttctttcatttccggCAGTCAGAAGGGCGTACAGAAATACCACAGACACGGATgctgtatgtttttttttttttttaacatatataaggacggacgagccgtatgtttaacggatgctgTATGTACTATAGCTTGATACTTTATTCTTTTGCTTTACTTTCTTTAAACTCTTCTCTCTCATTGAATCGGGATGAATACTCCACCGAAAGCATCACGCACCTTTTCATAGCAGCCAAGCGTGCTCTACCACGAGCGCGCACGTTTGTCGCGAATAAtagaaaccaaacaaaaaattaaagagAATGTAAATGCGTAAAGACGATTGCTTACATGCTATGTATAGCCTTGATATGCGAAACCAACTAGCTCCGGGAATAGTAAATCTAATTTCCGCGTCGTATATTGAAttgcctctctctttttcttttgcctgATAATACTTGCGAATATATATGCTACCTTGGCCTCGAATGTTGCGAAATCATGAGTCATTTTGCGAAATCCGTTTTCTACTGTGAGCAAATTTTGATTCTGTCCCAACGGTCCGTCGCGGTCTAAAGCGTTTTCTGCTTGCAGTCCTGCATGTCTTGGCCTTACTAACCTAGCACTACTCGATCGAGTGATAATAGCATCCacaattgattgtttgatctTCCGTCTTTTAGTTACTAATGAAATTTGGCTTCTAGTACCTCATCGAAATCATGATAAGCAGCTGAGAAGAATTCCACCGATAAGAATGGTAGCACTCGAAACGAAAGAGGAAACAGCATAAGAGGATAGCACAAGCCTCATAAAGAAGCGATTGAACGGATTGAATTCAGGGAACGATATAAATAGACTCAACAGCCGCCAGTCGATTGAGCGTGCTGCCGAttagtttccattttcatcataAACATCTAAACAACAGAACGGTAAAAACTCGAAATAAATTAGAATAAATAAAGATAAATACAATTGCAGGAtccaaaaaacataaaacgtcAAGAAGAATATAAGCTTAAACATTTAGCGGGCCGGATTTAGATTTGCGATAGAAAGCGGAAGGCGAAGGCTAGTACTTAGGGAAGGTACTGAAAAGAAGCTGCCCACGATGCCCAACcggaaggaatggaaggaacaggaaaaacaCTGAAACCATGTAAGCTGCAGGCGTGTGCTGCTCGCTTAAAGGGCCGTTTCGAGGGCGGCTGCCTTCGCACGCATGTCATCAGTCTCCTGCTGGTCCACCTCTTGGTCCCTTGGTCCCTGGAGAAGCTTGGCACTCAGATCCTTGACCAGCCGACCGCGCGCACTTGTCGAGTCCGTGGTCGAGAAGCCAGCGAACGATTTCGCCAGCCGCGGTACCTCGCCCTTCATGAAATTGTTTTCATCTTCCTTCAGAAAGATGTTCTCCTTAAAGCTACTAATGCTTTCCTCGACGGAACCACCCCCCTTGGTGGCCTCCGGAGTTCCACCTGTCGCCGGGCGGGAGCTGGTGTCGATCGGCACGATGTCTTCCTCGCTGTTAGCCTCTGGGATGGCGGTCGATATGACACCGCTCCTAAGGCTGTTGAACCGCCAGTTCGAGCGCGATGCAGCGCCCTTTCCACCGCCACTCTTGGTCGGTGAGCCACTGTACGTGCCGCTACCATGCTGTTGCGCTATCCGCCGGAAGCTGTACATCTTCGGTGAGGCAGACATGTCTAGGATGGTCATGTTACTGCTGGCCGGTGACgccgaatgctgctgctgttgctcctttcCGGTGCGTTGCGGATTGGCAGCCGCCGCTTCCTTGCTCTTCTTCAGCATCTCCACCGCAGACATCTTGGAGCCTGGGGTGGAGTGGGATTTCGTGCCGTGCGCTAACAGTAGCTTCTTGAAATCCATCAAACTCGTCTTCGGTGTACCGAGCCTGTCGGAGCACGTCTTCGGTATCTCGATACTGTTCGATGCCCAGCTATGCCGACCGCGGGACCCATTTAGCTGTGGTTCCAGCATCTCGCGCGGTGTCGAACGGCCCGAGTGTACCGGTGAATTACCCAGTGACCGGACGGCCGATGAGAGTAGCTTGTTCTGCAGGTGACTGGCCTGGCTGTGGTGGGCTGCTAGCAACAGTTCGTCCTCCTTCGAAGGGGTAGACGTTTTGAAGGGATTCGACGTTTGGCAAGGTTTAATCGGTGACAGATCACCGCTCTGTTCGGCAAGTATCATGCGCAGGCTACGGTCCATCAGCGGTTTCGCCGTCAGTGGACTGCGACGACCGCCGATCAGGGTCAGGGGCGTTGGTTTCACCTTGTTCGGCACGGCGTACAAGCTGTTCACGTCCTGAGCAGGATTATCCATCGCTGGACTACCCGCCAGTTGACGCGGAGAGCTGAAGCTACTGCTACCCGTCGGAGTCATTAGGGCTCTCGGGGGTTCATAGTCCGGCTTCTGATACGTACGCGGGGGAACGTAGTGTGTTGCACCGACTCCCGTTCGTTCAACCGTCAGCTTATCGGGGTACCAGTTTCTTAAGCTAGAACGATCCAATGAGTGAGCACCTGCAATGAAAGGAACAAAGTCTTATTCCGGGTGCACTCTTGGGTGGGATATGGAAGCGCAATGTGTGTTCTTCTTCTACGTGGTGCAGTGTGTGCGCCCATTTAGCTAACCCAAACCAAAGCTATCGCTTCTACCGCTATTGTATTGTATTCTCGGTTCTACCGTCAATCGGTTGGCCCATGATTATCGCGCAGAATACATTTCTGATCTCTAGGGCAAAATAACCGCAAGGAAACTATAGCAACCTGGCTGCATCTATGATGCCCTACTCACACTGCATTGTTTCAAGACGTTCTCCACAGTTCTAGCATATCGCTGAGGGAACAaactttttgaaaaaaatacatattGAGATTCAAAAAATCATACtccaataaataaatgaatcgCACTAATGTGTTAAACCATAAAAGAAACGTaacaaaatacgaaaaacacaaacacagatgaacggattttcttctttaaagaaaacaaatttattacaaagcaaaacacagaagcaaactgaaaaaaaacctaccCTGTCCGTTTTGTGCAGACCTTTAATACCAACGATGGACCATGAGCATGGGAGGAGTGAGTGGCCATCGAGCGAACAACGGAAGCTTACAGAACATTACACACCAAAGCTAACTTAAGCAATAGAATACTAAACGATGGGGGGCTCTCGCTAAAGACAACGAAACAAATTGGTCGCATCTACCACCGGAAAGTACAAGCATCACGTACACGGTTTGGCACAGTTTAATGCGCTGCCCGACACAGCCACACTAATGGACAAATCAGGTTAACCACGTGGCGTGACAGATATTATGTACACTAAGCTATGGCAGTGTTTTGGGTTAGTTTAGAGGCTGgtatgatgataatgatgatagcagcaacaacggcataAGCGATGGAAGAAAACTTCATCGTAGTTGGCTGATAATTGATAGCGAAAGAAATTGTGCAAGTATGTATGtttgtgcgtgtatgtgtgcatgtcaTTTGTACGTGTGCTCTTGAGAAAAGGGTGgttgccccctcccccctggaCCTCCCcctagtggtgctggtgcgtgaGGTGGGCGCTACAATCACTCTTACCTTCGGGGTACGGCGGTTTCACTGGCCCGCTCACCGCTCGATAGGACGCACCATTTTGAATGTTTACATGAGCACCTTTGTAGTAGGCTGCGGTTacggaagcaccaccaccatcggaagGAGACGCGGATGCTGCTGTCCGACCGATTGACCGCGGTGCTCCACCATCCGGTGGTGTGTAGGGTGCAAACGAATGCATCCTCGATAGCTCGCGAACTTCTCGCAAAGGaggcactggctgctgctgctgctgctgctgctgcttggcactGTTCGGAAGAATCGTGGCCACAAGTGTCGTCTTCTTCGGTGGCTCTAtcactccaccaccgccgctggtgctggtgatgccgaTGGGAACGATTCGATTGTTCGGTGTACCGTATCGTGGTGATACTAGCGGTCGCTTCAGAGGTTGCCTCACGGACAGTGGTAATGCCGTCGATGGAGGACGATTCAGTTGACTACTGCCAGCACCACTTGGGTCATTCAACTTTGTTACTGCGTCGTCTttcgtggacgacgacgacgatgacgacggaagCACTTgtttactgctgctactgctgctgttcggtggtCCTTCGCGTGACGACACATCCTTTACGCATGGTCCGGGCGCGAACGTCGTGTGCGCCCCCTTCCGTCGCTTCAAGCTGTCAGATGAAAAGATGACTCTCCCGTTCGCATCCAGCTTCACACGCGCAGCCCCCTTCAGcgcacccgcagcagcagcagcagcagtcgtcgagatgctgttgttgttgttgctgccagtgGATGAAACAGCCTTACTAGCATCACCCCCTGCTGCACCCGCGGAACTCTCTAGGGCGCTCTTTTGCAGCGATTGCGATGGGCTGGCGCCACACTTTGTAGTATtttcgtccagcagcaggaagttgGTGCCACTGTCGCACTTGATGTTGCAGGGCAGCTCGTTGAGTGACACATACTCGGTCTCTTCGTTCAAGTTACCCGACAGCACCGTTGCCAGGTTACGGCGCACCGTCAGCTCGTTCGGGGTTTTACGGCCCTTGGCAATCTCAACGTACTCTCCACCGACTCCCGGTTCTTCGTCCCCTTCGGTGCGACCCGTTACCTGACCCGCTGTGCAGTCTTCTTTTGTTGGGGATTTTTTGAGATGGGGCAGGGCACCCTTCAGCCGCCCAAACACGCTGTTTAGCGGGAGTAACGAACCCTTCCGGAAGTCTTTCGGTTTCTTCAACTCAAAGGATATCGATTCGGTCAGGGAAGGACGTTTGCCTGACGATTTATCGGTTACCGATTTACTGTTCGTCTTGGAAGTTGGAGCACTCGATGCAccacgctgttgctgttgctgctgctgttcgtcatCACTGTTCGTTGGTGTGATGATGCACATGGACGGGATGCGGCTagtgttgatggtggtctTTACCTTTAACCGTTCCGTGCGCTCTACGCACTCCACGTCCGATGATTCGGATTGTTCCGGTTCGGCCGTAGGTGCTCGTTTTACCTCCCCACCCGTTGCCGTGCCATTGCtcttggccgtggccgtggcattACCGTCGGCCACATCGAGCCGATTGTTGTTCTCCTGCTGGCGCAGTATCTTGATGACCTCCTTCTGTATGAGCACTCCGTTCCGCTTGATCGTACCGGTACTATCGAGGGTACTGCCCAGCGTACTGCTCGAGTAGCTACGCTCCAGTGTCCCATTACTGGCcgtactgttgctgcggttCAGCTTCGTCAGGGAGCTCTTTCGCTCCGGAATCTTGGGCAGATTAGATGCATCGGCCAGCACCGTGCAGATCGTTCCGGCCGAGCTGGTTGTCGTGGACGTCGTCGAACCCTTCCCAAACAGATCGTACTCGTTTTCCTGCGACACAATTGTCGTATTGCCGGAGCTGGAGAAAGATGTTATACTCGACAGTGCAGTCGTCGATTGCAGTGGAGTCATcggttcctcttccttcaACGTTTTCAGTCCCGAGTCCACATGGAAGGACGTGTAGTAACCCTCGGTATCGCACGAGTACACGGAGCTCGTCTCACCACCCTCATCGTGATAGTCGAAGGTCTGCAGATCGGGCGTTATCGTACCTTCGCTCGTAACACTGCTCGAAGCGGACGTATTGAAGAACCGCCGGCGACTGACGATCGAACTCGGTGGGGCACTCGAGCTGATCGGATTGCTGTGGTTCAGCGAGGTACTGGAAGCGCTCGACTTGGGGTGCGTGTTGCTGGTCGTGATCTCGCTACCGATCGATGTACGGCCCGATTCCGAGCTGGCACTCCAGTTACCGCTGGACGAGTGCGGTTCATCTCGGTTACCCAGCGCCGTACGCCGCTGGCGCCTCACCGTGGACGTTTCCCGGAGCTTCACCGGATTGATCGAGGCCGGTAGGTAGGAGGAGCTGAGCACCCCGGAGGAACTGCGCTCCGACGATGAGTAAGAAGGCTTTCGATCGTGCGAAAGCCGCTTCTCTTTGTCGGATGCCTTCCGCCGGCCCTGCTGGCTCTGCTGCCGGGCCAGTGTGGTCTCGTGTATATTGAAATCATCAATATCATGATCCCGCTGGTGATCCCGTGCGGACGATGACGCGGACGAGTCGCGATTCATCATCCGTAACCGGTTGATGCCCCACTGCTTGAGCGAGTTGAAGTGTGACATCTTGTTGAAGCTCTTGGTCCACTCGGCCGAGAATGAAGCGGGTTCCTTGCGCAGCAGATCGCTCGATCGGCTGCGGAACGCAGGCAGCAGCTCACCCAAGTCAACCGGCGACTCCTgggccggttgctgctgttgttgttggtctttCTGTTGCGCCTGTTCGCCCGTTGTCGCTGTACCTTCACCCGATTCCCTGCGAGGAAGAACAATCAGatccagagagaaagaaagaaatggtttTAGAAATGCACAACAACTGTACGGCTCCAGTGCTTCGAGCTGTTAACCGATCGGCAGGCTTCAATGATACAGCCCCTGTACAAATGCCCTCCGTTCGACGTCGCAACTCGAAACACTGGAGCACAACTGAAGGAGAAACCGGTCGATCAACTGCACCGATGGCATCCtagccatcagcagcagcgcgtatATAGTGTATTTGGTAAGCTACAGACGCGGGATATGAGGATACTGAAGGCAGTTAAAACACCAATCATGTAGAGAGGTTATGGTTACAACGGGCACAAAGAACAACGAAgtcagaaaacgaaaaaagcgCTATAAATGATGATCACACAGGTGCGGCCAAAAAACAACGACACAACGCAACACAGCAACGCCCGCCCGCCCACCCGCTctatcgccagcagcagcagcagcagcagcagcagcaacccggcGAGAGCaaaggggtggtgggaagCCTTACGAGTTTACAAACCTTGCATCGTGGCCCGGGGACAGTCAAAACGTACGCCATCTTGCCACACCATACTGGCACTGCTAGTAGTTGGA is a window of Anopheles aquasalis chromosome 2, idAnoAquaMG_Q_19, whole genome shotgun sequence DNA encoding:
- the LOC126569331 gene encoding uncharacterized protein LOC126569331, which codes for MPFVKRVVTPKYIARSSTSSSSRTVALRGGGSGGYGPPATIPVADNEFEALTNITLSNALRQLASLVFISNQIFTELHQELSSVTERSAGLKQRIDRLSQKVEQFDPKQVTVPESDLDAFVQIKAHYKTQYHVDTGLFTVATRSETVQELYEAAAKTPVATIAEMDRIVGNEAGSSSEAFICTPILSRQRRAARANNVDMDIEVSLPTAVQDLRKWTSSEAIGDVTTGMACPVKIVSNGANKSVLRHTTDTSLLVSMGDYTDGAASTSNPATAAPNETDLDAITSIDESIVRDTSSNTSHTSSNSCVDHLLPSPAEQCRALASKFPAETIKIDTSGRVFDRMSGARRSLVCYTTTRTKKEDGKPEEDTVRRRSRLRRPRGKRRNTIAGTDQREIAEVISKGESGEGTATTGEQAQQKDQQQQQQPAQESPVDLGELLPAFRSRSSDLLRKEPASFSAEWTKSFNKMSHFNSLKQWGINRLRMMNRDSSASSSARDHQRDHDIDDFNIHETTLARQQSQQGRRKASDKEKRLSHDRKPSYSSSERSSSGVLSSSYLPASINPVKLRETSTVRRQRRTALGNRDEPHSSSGNWSASSESGRTSIGSEITTSNTHPKSSASSTSLNHSNPISSSAPPSSIVSRRRFFNTSASSSVTSEGTITPDLQTFDYHDEGGETSSVYSCDTEGYYTSFHVDSGLKTLKEEEPMTPLQSTTALSSITSFSSSGNTTIVSQENEYDLFGKGSTTSTTTSSAGTICTVLADASNLPKIPERKSSLTKLNRSNSTASNGTLERSYSSSTLGSTLDSTGTIKRNGVLIQKEVIKILRQQENNNRLDVADGNATATAKSNGTATGGEVKRAPTAEPEQSESSDVECVERTERLKVKTTINTSRIPSMCIITPTNSDDEQQQQQQQRGASSAPTSKTNSKSVTDKSSGKRPSLTESISFELKKPKDFRKGSLLPLNSVFGRLKGALPHLKKSPTKEDCTAGQVTGRTEGDEEPGVGGEYVEIAKGRKTPNELTVRRNLATVLSGNLNEETEYVSLNELPCNIKCDSGTNFLLLDENTTKCGASPSQSLQKSALESSAGAAGGDASKAVSSTGSNNNNSISTTAAAAAAGALKGAARVKLDANGRVIFSSDSLKRRKGAHTTFAPGPCVKDVSSREGPPNSSSSSSKQVLPSSSSSSSTKDDAVTKLNDPSGAGSSQLNRPPSTALPLSVRQPLKRPLVSPRYGTPNNRIVPIGITSTSGGGGVIEPPKKTTLVATILPNSAKQQQQQQQQPVPPLREVRELSRMHSFAPYTPPDGGAPRSIGRTAASASPSDGGGASVTAAYYKGAHVNIQNGASYRAVSGPVKPPYPEGAHSLDRSSLRNWYPDKLTVERTGVGATHYVPPRTYQKPDYEPPRALMTPTGSSSFSSPRQLAGSPAMDNPAQDVNSLYAVPNKVKPTPLTLIGGRRSPLTAKPLMDRSLRMILAEQSGDLSPIKPCQTSNPFKTSTPSKEDELLLAAHHSQASHLQNKLLSSAVRSLGNSPVHSGRSTPREMLEPQLNGSRGRHSWASNSIEIPKTCSDRLGTPKTSLMDFKKLLLAHGTKSHSTPGSKMSAVEMLKKSKEAAAANPQRTGKEQQQQHSASPASSNMTILDMSASPKMYSFRRIAQQHGSGTYSGSPTKSGGGKGAASRSNWRFNSLRSGVISTAIPEANSEEDIVPIDTSSRPATGGTPEATKGGGSVEESISSFKENIFLKEDENNFMKGEVPRLAKSFAGFSTTDSTSARGRLVKDLSAKLLQGPRDQEVDQQETDDMRAKAAALETAL